The Acidimicrobiales bacterium region CATCGACCGCCTGGCGGGAGTGGGCGGCCTCGCGTTCGTAGTGACCCTGGTGGTGCAGAACATCCTCCGGGCCAACGCTCCGAGCTTCAACGCCACGCCTTCGCAGGTCACGGACTATTTCTCGCATCATCACACCGCCGCCATCGTCCCTCTCGGCCTCTTCCCGGTCGGGATGCTCGCCATCTTCGTCTTCGTCGCCGGCATGTGGACGAGGGCAAGCAACGAGGAGAGCAGGTCGTGGGCGAGCGTGGGGGCGCTTGGGGCGACGGCGCTCGCGGGCCTGTTCGCCATGGTGAACATCACCGAGATCGTCCTCACGGCGAAGTCGGCGCAGCTAGCTCCATCCTCTTCCGTCATCCAAGCCCTATGGACCATGCACGCGGCCGCCTTCGGGTTGGACCTGGCCGCCATCGCGGTCACTCTCATCGGGCTCAGCAAGGCGGCAGCATCGAGCTCCCTCCTGCCCGCCTGGATCACAGTGCTGACGATGCTGGGGGCCGCCTGCCTACTGATCGCCGCTGTGTTCACGGTGGCCCTGGCCAACGGCGGTCCATGGCTCACCCTCGGCCTCGTCGGGTTCGTCGTCTGGATCGCATTCGTGGTGGCCGCCAGCGTCGCCCTACTCCGCGGGCGCCAGATCTCATGAGCGGCGACGGTTCTACACCCAATCTCATCTTCGTCGATCTGATCCATCAGTCTCTCAGGGTCGATGGGAACCGGATGCGAGACGCAGTAGGCACCATGAACCCCCATCATCCACCGAGCCGGCTGGCCGGTATCCGAGCCTTCTTCGACGAGTATCGCGAGCAGCTCCTTCTGCACCACCGCCACGAGGACGAGGTGTTCTTTCCCGCCCTGGAGGCCAGAGTCGGCGCCGACGCCCTCCGCCTCGACGAGTTGACCGCCCAGCACGAGCAGCTCGACGCCGCTCTCCAAGTCGCCGGCGACCAGCTCGCCAAGCTGGCCGATCCAACCGGGGACTTCGCGACTGATCGTGTCGAGGCAGCCCGTGCGTTCACCGCCATGGTCGATCATCTCGACACCCACCTCAGACTCGAGGAAGCGGTTGCCCTCCCACTATTCGAGTCGGAGGTGCCCGTCGCTGAGTATCGGAAGCTCGAGCTCGCGGCACGCAGAGCCACGCCTCGGCCTCGGGCACGTTTCCTGATCCCGTGGCTCGTCGCCGACGCCACTGCTGACCAGCAAAAGGCGTTGTTCGGGTCAGCCCCGCCGTTGCGGATCGTCTACTGGCTCAACCGCCGGCGCTATCAACGGTTCGCTCGGGCGCTGTACCCGGCCGGCCATCACCACATCACCTCCAGCTAGACCCCTATCTAGCTGGACTTTCGTAGCAGCCCCAACGGGATTCGAACCCGTGTCTTCACCTTGAGAGGGTGATGTCCTCGGCCTCTAGACGATGGGGCCTCGAGGCGATGGTTGCTCGGGGGGGAGGACTCGAACCCCCAATGGCAGGGCCAGAACCTGCAGTGTTGCCGATTACACCACCCCCGAATGGGCGCGGTTCAGGCTAGTCGATCGCCCGGCTGCGGCGATCCCGGTGCCCTCCTACGACGGCAACCGGTCACGCGCCGCCCGCAGCCGCTCGAGGGTGCGGTCCCGTCCGAGCAGGTGCAGCGACTCGAACAGAGGGGGACCCACCGTCCTGCCCGTCACCGCCACCCGGATCGGGGCCTGGGCCTTGGCCAGCTTCCGGCCGATTTGCTCGGCGACGGCGACAGTGGCGGCCCGGATATCCTCGGCGGTCCAAGGGCACTCGGCGTAGGCAGCCATGGCGGCATCCAGGATGTGACCCGCCTCGCCGTCGCGGGCGATGGCCTTGTCCCAGGAGGCCTGCTCGATCGGAGGCTGATCGAGAAAGAGGAAGTCCACCATGGCCGGTACCTCGGCCAGCGTCGCCACCCGCTCCTGGACGAGCGGAGCCATCTGCGAGAACACCTCCCGGTCGAAGGCGGACGGTGGCCAGGGGCCAGACTCGAGCCACGGCCGGCAGGCCTCGATGAACCGCTCCCGCGGCATGGCCCTGATGTACTCGCCGTTGATGTGGGTGAGCTTGCGCACGTCGAAGAAGGCGGGCGACCGCGTCACCTCGGTCAGCCGGAACTCGCGGACCATGACGTCCAGGTCCATGATCTCCCGGCCGTCGGCCGGCCCCCAGCCCAACAGAGCCAGGTAGTTGCACATGGCTTCGGGCAGGTACCCCTGCTGCCGGTAGTCCTCGAGGGCGACGGGGTCGCGGCGCTTGGACAGCTTCTGACGCTTCTCGTTCACGAGGACGGGAAGGTGGGCGAAGACCGGCAGGCGGGGTCCTCCGAGCGCCTGCCACACCAGAATGGCCTTCGGCGTGTTGGGGAGGTGCTCCTCGCCGCGAATCACGTGGGTCACCCGCATGTCCATGTCGTCCACGGCGTTCGCCAGCACGAACAGCGGTGCGCCCGTCGACTTCACCACCACGAAGTCCTCGATCGTCGCGTGCTGGAACACGACCTCGCCGCGCACGAGGTCCGAGACCGTGGTCGACCCTTCGTCGGGCGTCCGGAAGCGCAGCGCCCGCCCTGGACCGGGGCCGAGCCCCCGGTCACGGCAGAAGCCGTCGTACCCAGGCGTGGCCCGATCCCGCGTCCGGGCCTCGACCACCTCCCGCGTGCAGTCGCAGTAGTAGACGTGGCCTCCAGCGATCAGTTTGTCCACGGCGCCGGCGTACAGGCCGCTCCGCTCTGACTGGAGGTACGGGCCCTCGTCCCAGTCCAACCCCAGCCACTCCAAGGCGGTGCGGATCCCGTCGATCCACTCCTCCCGGTTGCGCTCGGTGTCGGTGTCCTCGATGCGCAGGATGAAGACACCCCCCTGCTGACGAGCGAAGAGCCAATTGAACAGGGCGGTGCGGGCGCCCCCGACGTGAAAGTAGCCGGTCGGTGATGGCGCGAAGCGAACACGCGGTGCGTCGGGCGTGCTGTCGACCGCCACCTCTAGCCCAACAGCCTGTTGGCGATGACGGCCCGCTGGATCTGGTTGGTGCCCTCGTAGATCTGGGTGAGCTTGGCATCGCGCATGAACCGCTCTACCGGAAACTCCCGCGTGTAGCCGTAGCCACCCAACAACTGCACGGCGTCAGTGGTCACGGACATGGCGACGTCAGAAGCGAAGCATTTTGCCATTGCTCCGTTCATGGAGAGCTGGCCGTCCGGGTCATCCTCGTCCACCAGCGCGCAGGCCTTGTAGACCAGACCGCGTGCGGCTTCCACTCGCATTGCCATGTCAGCGACCATGAAGCGCAGGGCCTGGAGGTCGGCGATGGGCCGCCCGAACTGACGCCGCTCGAGGAGGTAGCCCACCGCCTCGTCGATGGCACCCTGGGCGATGCCGACGGCCTGGGCGCCGATGGTCGGCCGGCTACGGTCGAGGGTGGCCATGGCGATGTAGAAACCCTGGCCCTCGTCGCCGACCCGGTTGGCCGCGGGCACGCGGACGGCCTCGAGCGCGACCTCTCCGGTCGGGCTCCCCCGCATTCCCATCTTCTCTTCGAGCTTGGGGACCTCGACACCGAAGTCGCGCTCCACGACGAAGCAGGAGATGCCCTGGTGGCCGGCTCCGGGGTCCGTCTTGGCAAAGACGATGTAGAGGTCGGAGATGCCGGCGTTGGTCACCCAGTACTTGGTCCCCGTGATCACGTACGTGTCGCCGTCGCGCACGGCGCGGGTGCGCATGGATGCGACATCGGACCCGGCATCCGGCTCTGATAGGCAGTAGCTGGCCTGGGAGCGACCCGACGCCACCTCGGGCAGGTACCGAGCCTTGAGCTCGTCCGATCCCCAGCGCATGATCGGGATCATCCCCAGCCTCGAGATGATGATCATCAGACTGGTCGACGCGCACACCCGAGCGAGCTCCTCGACCATGATCGCCTGGGTGACGTGGTCGGCGCCGCTGCCCCCATGCTCCACGGGGAGGCCGAGCGCAGGAAGGCCCATCCCGACGCAGTCTTCGAAGTTCTCCCACGGGAAGACCCCTCGGCGGTCGACATCAGCCGCCCGCTTGGCGATCTTGTCCTCGCAGAACCGGCGCAGCGCGGCGCGAAACTCCCGTTGTGTACCCGAGAGAGTGATGGGCTGCACGACGTCGATTCTCCCACCGACACCGGCTCCGTGAGAGATCGGACCGGAGGTCTCCGGCGGGCCTCAGCGGTCGACGAGCCGGCGGTTGGTGCCGGGGCCGCCCGGCGCGGGGTCGACCTCGATGAGCTGTCGCCAGTCGTTCAGCCGGGCGGTGATCTGCGCTGGCGTCAGCAGGAGGGTGGAATCTGGCACCCGGTCGCTGATCGCCCGCTGGGCCCAGTAGTCGTGTGACGCGGCCTGGAACAGCGGGCGCCGGTAGGCGATGAGATCGTCAGGCGCACCTCCGAGGAAACCCCAAACGGCGAAGGCCACCTCCCAGTCGTGGATCACCGGAGCCCGGTCGAACAGGCTCGCCCGCCGAAGGGCGACCCCCAGGCAACCTGCCACCGCGTCATCGAACGTCTCGGCCTCGCTCAGGACCAGCCGACCCTCGAAGCGCCCGGCGAGCACCAGCGCGTAGCCCTGGTCGGGACCCGGCGTGCCCATCCAGGCTCCCGAGGGGCGGATCCCGCCCCGGATCTCGGCAGGACGGTCGGGCTTCCAGCGGCGAGGCGCAGGCAGTCGGAGGACCGGGCGGATCCGGTCCTCGGGCTTGATGGGCACGTACTCAGGTTGCGTCATTCGCCGATCTCTCTGGCCCGGCATCGGGGCCGGCCACGTCGTGGGCGCGGCCTCCCGAGCCGCCCCCGTCCTCCGGCCGGCCTTCCGGGCCGGCATTGTGGACGAGACCGTAGACGATCGAATCCACCAGGGCCTGCCAGCTGGCCTCGATGATGTTCTCTGACACCCCGATGGTCGACCAGGACCGCTCGCCGTCGGTGCTGTCGATGAGCACCCTGGTCACGGCCCCGGTGGCCTGCGCCGTGTCGAGGACCCGGACGCGATAGTCGGTGAGGTGCACGTGAGCGAGGACCGGCAGGCGGGGGCCGATAGCCTTCCGCAACGCGGCGTCGAGGGCGTGAACGGGGCCGTTCCCCTCCGCCGTGGCGACGATGCGCTCGCCGGCCACGTGCACCTTGACGGTGGCCTCGGTCGTCACGCTGTCGAGGCTCGGTGGCCCGAGCTCGACCCCGTCACCCGTCCCGCTGGCCGCCGGCCCGCCGCGCCCGGTCTTCTGGTCGGGCCGGTGCTCGGTGATCACTCGGAACGACTCCACGTCGAAGAACGACTGCTCCCAGCCCGTCGCCTGCCGCATGAGCAGCTCGAGTGAGCCGTCGGCCGCCTCGAAGTGGTAGCCCTGGTGCTCCAGGCGCTTCAGGGTGTCGAGGACCTCACCCAGGGCGACGCCGTCGAGGTTGAGGCCGAGCTCCGCCGCCTTGATGCCGAGCGTCGAGCGCCCGGCCAGCTCGCTGACGACGAACCGGCTGCCGTTCCCGACCGAATCGGGCGCCACGTGCTCGTAGGCGTCTGATCGACGGGCAATGGCACTGACGTGCAGCCCCGCCTTGTGGGCGAACGCCGACGCGCCGACGTAGGGCTGCTGTGGGTTGGGAGTGATGTTCACCAGCTCGGCGACGTGGTGCGACGCAGCCGTGAGCCGCTCGAGGCGGTCGGGCGGGATCGTCCGAACTCCCATCTTGAGGGCCAGGTTGGGGACGACGGCGCTGAGGTCGGCGTTGCCGACGCGCTCGCCGTAGCCGTTGACGCAACCCTGCACCTGGCTGGCCCCCGCGCGCACCGCCACCAGCGAGTTGGCGACCGCGCAGCCACCGTCGTTGTGGAAGTGGACGCCGATGCGGGCCGAGGTGCGCGCCGCGACATCGGCCACGATCCGCTCGACGTCGTGGGGCAGGGTGCCTCCGTTGGTGTCGCAGAGAACCAGGACTTCCGCGCCCGCCTGCTGGGCAGCCTCGAGCACACCGAGGCTGAAGCCCGGATCGGCTCGGTACCCATCGAAGAAGTGCTCCGCATCCAGGAACACCCGCAGGCCCTCTTGGCGGAGGAGCTCGACGGAGTCGGCGGCCATGGCGATGCCCTCGTCCAGCGACGTCCGCAGCGCCTCGGTCACGTGGTAGTCCCATGCCTTGGCGACGATGCAGACCACGCCCGTCCCCGCCTCCGCCAGCTGGCGCAGGGACGGATCGGTGTCGGCGCGAGCGCCTGGGCGTCGGGTCGAGCCGAACGCCACCAGCGTGCTCGTGGTCAAGCCCAGCTCGTCAGGCGCCCGTCGAAAGAACTCCTCGTCCTTGGGGTTAGCCCCGGGGTAGCCACCCTCGACGTAGTGCACGCCCAGGTGATCGAGCTGCTGAGCCACCCGGAGCTTGTCGTCGACGCTCAGCGACAAGCCCTCCTGCTGGCTGCCGTCGCGCAGCGTCGTGTCGTAGATGTCGACCGCCGGGGGCGGCCCGTGCCGGCGCTCAACCGACATAGTCCAGCCAATCCTTGTACCGGTCGACCTCGCCTCGCACGGTGGCGAAGTAGGTCTCCTGGATGCTCCGGGTCATCGGCCCGGGACGTCCGTCGCCCACGGTCCGGTCGTCCACCGATGAGATGGGGACCACCTCGGCCGCCGTGCCCGTGAGGAACGCCTCCTCGGCGGTGTAGAGGTCACTGCGATGGAGGGTACTCACCCCGACCTCGTAGCCGAGGTCGCGCGCGATGGTCACCACCGAGGCCTGCGTGATCCCCTCCAGGGCGCCGTCGCTGGGCGGAGGCGTCAGGATGCGGCCCCCCTTGACCACGAACACGTTCTCCCCCGAGCATTCGCTGACGTGACCCCGCGGTGACAGCATGACTG contains the following coding sequences:
- a CDS encoding hemerythrin domain-containing protein; amino-acid sequence: MSGDGSTPNLIFVDLIHQSLRVDGNRMRDAVGTMNPHHPPSRLAGIRAFFDEYREQLLLHHRHEDEVFFPALEARVGADALRLDELTAQHEQLDAALQVAGDQLAKLADPTGDFATDRVEAARAFTAMVDHLDTHLRLEEAVALPLFESEVPVAEYRKLELAARRATPRPRARFLIPWLVADATADQQKALFGSAPPLRIVYWLNRRRYQRFARALYPAGHHHITSS
- the gltX gene encoding glutamate--tRNA ligase translates to MAVDSTPDAPRVRFAPSPTGYFHVGGARTALFNWLFARQQGGVFILRIEDTDTERNREEWIDGIRTALEWLGLDWDEGPYLQSERSGLYAGAVDKLIAGGHVYYCDCTREVVEARTRDRATPGYDGFCRDRGLGPGPGRALRFRTPDEGSTTVSDLVRGEVVFQHATIEDFVVVKSTGAPLFVLANAVDDMDMRVTHVIRGEEHLPNTPKAILVWQALGGPRLPVFAHLPVLVNEKRQKLSKRRDPVALEDYRQQGYLPEAMCNYLALLGWGPADGREIMDLDVMVREFRLTEVTRSPAFFDVRKLTHINGEYIRAMPRERFIEACRPWLESGPWPPSAFDREVFSQMAPLVQERVATLAEVPAMVDFLFLDQPPIEQASWDKAIARDGEAGHILDAAMAAYAECPWTAEDIRAATVAVAEQIGRKLAKAQAPIRVAVTGRTVGPPLFESLHLLGRDRTLERLRAARDRLPS
- a CDS encoding acyl-CoA dehydrogenase family protein, encoding MQPITLSGTQREFRAALRRFCEDKIAKRAADVDRRGVFPWENFEDCVGMGLPALGLPVEHGGSGADHVTQAIMVEELARVCASTSLMIIISRLGMIPIMRWGSDELKARYLPEVASGRSQASYCLSEPDAGSDVASMRTRAVRDGDTYVITGTKYWVTNAGISDLYIVFAKTDPGAGHQGISCFVVERDFGVEVPKLEEKMGMRGSPTGEVALEAVRVPAANRVGDEGQGFYIAMATLDRSRPTIGAQAVGIAQGAIDEAVGYLLERRQFGRPIADLQALRFMVADMAMRVEAARGLVYKACALVDEDDPDGQLSMNGAMAKCFASDVAMSVTTDAVQLLGGYGYTREFPVERFMRDAKLTQIYEGTNQIQRAVIANRLLG
- the cimA gene encoding citramalate synthase; protein product: MSVERRHGPPPAVDIYDTTLRDGSQQEGLSLSVDDKLRVAQQLDHLGVHYVEGGYPGANPKDEEFFRRAPDELGLTTSTLVAFGSTRRPGARADTDPSLRQLAEAGTGVVCIVAKAWDYHVTEALRTSLDEGIAMAADSVELLRQEGLRVFLDAEHFFDGYRADPGFSLGVLEAAQQAGAEVLVLCDTNGGTLPHDVERIVADVAARTSARIGVHFHNDGGCAVANSLVAVRAGASQVQGCVNGYGERVGNADLSAVVPNLALKMGVRTIPPDRLERLTAASHHVAELVNITPNPQQPYVGASAFAHKAGLHVSAIARRSDAYEHVAPDSVGNGSRFVVSELAGRSTLGIKAAELGLNLDGVALGEVLDTLKRLEHQGYHFEAADGSLELLMRQATGWEQSFFDVESFRVITEHRPDQKTGRGGPAASGTGDGVELGPPSLDSVTTEATVKVHVAGERIVATAEGNGPVHALDAALRKAIGPRLPVLAHVHLTDYRVRVLDTAQATGAVTRVLIDSTDGERSWSTIGVSENIIEASWQALVDSIVYGLVHNAGPEGRPEDGGGSGGRAHDVAGPDAGPERSANDAT